Genomic window (Paenibacillus sp. JQZ6Y-1):
TCGACATCACCGTAGATCCTAGCTTGTCCTTTTTCTATTGTTAAATTACCGGCAATCGTTTTGCCTTCCGGTACGATGACAGTGTTCCCTTCAATCACAACCTGATCCAGATTTTGCCCCTTGACGATCATCTCAGGACCTTCATCCCACAACGGCAGGGTTCCAAGCAAAATGACGAAAAACGCTGCTGCTGCGGTCAATGCCGGATGACGTTTCAACCAAGTAACCCAGGCTGACTTTTTCTTCGGCTTCGGCAGTGACTGCATGATCCGGTCAGTGAGCTCATCAGATACTGGCGGTTTACGGTGATTGACGGCAAATAAGAGCATTTCCGTTTGCTCCAGCTCTTTAAAAGCGGCACGGCATTCCGAGCATTCAGCCATATGCTGATTTAGCTCATCCGCCTGTTCATCGGGTAAATCGCCGTCCAGGTACTCATGCATATAAGTGACGGCCAGTTTGCAATCCATATGAGCCATTCCTTTCTCGTAAAATAGCGCTTCGAGCATCATACCATACAAGCACAATGTCTGGAACCGCGAATACTCTGTTACATACGGTACAGCTTTAGGAATGTTTCAAAAAAGCAGAAAGATTTTTTGAATATCATTCCATGCCAACCGGTTTATTTTACACGGTTGCTGTAGGGTTGTTACATAGGCTTTACAGCTTATTTTCTAACTTTTTACGCAAAAATTCCCGACCACGGTGAACCCGGGTCTTGATCGTCGTCACGGGCATATCCATGACATCGCTAATTTCCTGCAAGGATAGCTCCTGCAAATAACGAAGCACCATGACCGTTTTGTACTTATCCGGCAGCGAATCGATTGCTTGATGAATAAGCTGCTGCGTCTCTGTCAGCATATATTCGCTTTCCGGTGTTCGTTCGTCGCCTGGAATCAGCGCATAACCGTCCGTATTGTCCTGATCATTCAGCTCGGCATCCAGCGAGAAGCTAGGCTTGCGCTTACGCAGCCGGTCAATGCACAGATTGGTCGCAATCCGATAGATCCATGTTGAGAATTTCTGCTTCGGATCATAGCGATCCAAATTTTTGTACACTCTCAAAAATGTCTCCTGCACTACATCTTCCGCTTCATGGCGATTGCTTAGCATCCGATAGCCAAGATGAAACAGCTTGTCCTTGTATAAATCAACGATCTCGGCAAATGCGCGCTGATCACCTTTTAGCGCCAGCTTTGCCAATCTCGTATCCAGATTATCCACCATCACTCCCCCAAACTATGTTCCCGATATGTATATTGTTTGTTGTGTAAACCATTTTACAATCCACTTAAAATCGTACTGGATGATTCCGTAAATTGCAATCTTAATCCTTTGATAATTTACAATTAGACGTACTTTGTATACGAAATATCAAAATTTACACATTTTATGTCTATATGAGGTGATTGATACAGCTTATATATGCACCACTTCTCTTAGAATCGCTCATACCGCCCGGTCTTCTTGCTCATTACCTATCATTACCTATTCTAAACAACATCCACAACTCACACCTCGTAAATCCAGCGCTCACAACGCAACGTACAACGAACAACGAACAACGAACAACGAACAACG
Coding sequences:
- a CDS encoding zf-HC2 domain-containing protein; amino-acid sequence: MDCKLAVTYMHEYLDGDLPDEQADELNQHMAECSECRAAFKELEQTEMLLFAVNHRKPPVSDELTDRIMQSLPKPKKKSAWVTWLKRHPALTAAAAFFVILLGTLPLWDEGPEMIVKGQNLDQVVIEGNTVIVPEGKTIAGNLTIEKGQARIYGDVEGNVTVIDGSVFQASTAHISGQVQTIDQAVGWLWYKISTAFSDVASTN
- the sigW gene encoding RNA polymerase sigma factor SigW; the encoded protein is MVDNLDTRLAKLALKGDQRAFAEIVDLYKDKLFHLGYRMLSNRHEAEDVVQETFLRVYKNLDRYDPKQKFSTWIYRIATNLCIDRLRKRKPSFSLDAELNDQDNTDGYALIPGDERTPESEYMLTETQQLIHQAIDSLPDKYKTVMVLRYLQELSLQEISDVMDMPVTTIKTRVHRGREFLRKKLENKL